AAGGCGCCGTGGGCCAGCCGGTCCGCGATGAAGTCCAGGCGCTCTCCCTGGTCGCCGTCCACCACGCAGGCCGCGTTGCCACCGAGCTCCAGAACCACCTTCTTGCGGCCAGCGCGCGCCTTGAGCTCCCACCCCACCTTCTCCGAGCCGGTGAACGAGAGCAGCTTCAGCCGGTCATCCTCGATGAACGGCCCCACGTCCTCCAGACGCGTCGGAAGGACCGAGAAGGCGCCCTCGGGGAGCTCCGTCTCGGCGAGCACTTCGGCCATGAGCATCGCGCTCACGGGCGTGCGGTCCGACGGCTTGAGCACGAACGGGCAGCCCGCGGCGATGGCGGGCGCCACCTTGTGCGCCACCAGGTTGAGCGGGAAGTTGAACGGCGTGATGAACGAGCACGGCCCCACGGGCACGCGCTGGGTGAAGCCCCGGTAGCCGGCCGCGCGCCGCGACACCTCCAGGTTCAGCACCTCGCCCTCGCCGCGCACGGCCTCCTCGGCCGCCGCCTTGAAGGTGTCGATCAGACGGGCGACCTCGCCACGCGCGTCGCGCAGGGGCTTGCCCGCCTCGATGCAGAGCGCGAGCGCGAGCTCCTCGGCCCGCTCGCGGAAGCGACGCACGCAGTGCTCGAGCACTTCCTGCCGCGCGTACGGAGCCAACCGCCGCATCGGGCCGGCCGCGCGCACGGCGGCGGCGATGGCCTCCTCCACGGCGCCCGCGTCCGCGAGGGCGACACGCGACACGACCTCGCCCGAATACTTGTCGGTCACGGCCAGGTCCGCGTTGGGCTGCCGCGGGCGGTTGGCCAGGTAATACGGGTAGCGTTCCAGCATGGCGTTCCTCTCTTTCCTTCAGGTGCTCGTGAGTCAGTGCGCGGCGCCGTCCTCGACCCCGGCTCCGAGCGCGCGCGTATTGTCCGAGTAATCGATGGGCAGGTCGATGACGTGCACTCCGCCCGATTCCAGGCAGCGCGAGAGGGTGGACCCGAACTCCGAGGCACTCGCCGGGCGGTGTCCGCGCGCGCCGTACGCCTCCGCGTAACGGACGAAGTCCGGGTTGCCCAGCTCCATGCCGAAGTCCGGGAGCCCCATCGTCCCCTGCTTCCAGCGAATCATCCCGTAGCCGTCGTCGCGCACCACGACCACCGTCAGGTCCAGCTTCAGACGCACCGCCGTCTCGAGCTCCTGCGAGTTCATCATGAACCCGCCGTCGCCACACACCGCGAGCACCTTGCGCCGGGGATGGACCAGCCTGGCCGCGATGGCGGATGGGAGCCCCGCCCCCATCGTCGCGAGCGCGTTATCGAGCAGCAGTGTGTTGGGCCGGCGGCAGCGGTAGTAGCGGGCGAACCAGAGCTTGTACATGCCGTTGTCCAGACACACGATGCCATCGTCCGGCATCGCGCGCCGCACCTCGGCGACGAGCCTCGCGGGGTAGATGGGGAAGCGCTCGTCGTCGGTGCCGCGCGCGAGCTGCGCGTCCAGCCCGGCCCGGGCGCGCTCGAAGGGAGCGAAGTCCCAGTGAGAGCGCGAGCCGACCCCCTCCGCGATGCGCCACACCGCGTTGGCGATGTCGCCGGTCACCTCCACCTGCGGGAAGTACACGGGGTCCACCTCGGCCGACGAGAAGTTCAGGTGGACCACCGTGCGGTGTTTGTCACGCATGACGAACGGCGGTTTCTCGATGACATCGTGGCCCACGTTGACGATGCAGTCCGAGGCGTCGATGGCCCGGTGGACGAAGTCCCCATCGGAGAGCGCCGCGGTCCCCATCCAGAGCGGATGGGTCTCATCCACCACCCCCTTGCCCATCTGGGTGCTGAAGAAGGGCATTCCCACCCGGTCCACGAAGACGCGGAGCATCTCCGAGGTGAGCTTGCGGTTGGCGCCCGCGCCAATCATGAGCAGCGGACGGCGGGCGGACGCGATGGCCTCGACGGCCAGGGCGATGGAGGACTCGTCGGCCACGGGTCGGCGGTAGGCGCTGGGCACGAGGGGCACGGCGTCGGAGGACTCTCGCGCCACGTCCTCGGGCAACTCCAGGTGCGTGGCACCGGGGCGCTCCTCCTCGGCCCGGCGGAAGGCCTCGCGCACCGCCGAGGGGACGTGCTCCGAGGAGACGAGCGTGCGGGTGGACTTGGTGAGCGGTCGCATCATCCCCACGACGTCGACGATCTGGAAGTGGCCCTGCTTGCCAGCCTTGATGGGCTTCTGCCCGGTGAGCATCACCATGGGCATGGCACCGAGCTGGGCGTACGCCGCGGCGGTGACGAGGTTGGTGGCGCCAGGCCCCAGCGTCGCGAGACACACGCCCGCGCGCCCGGTGAGCCTGCCCCACGTGGCGGCCATGAAGCCCGCGGCCTGCTCGTGGCGGGTGAGGACGAAGCGCACCCCCGAGGCACGCAGCGACTCGAGCAGGTCCAGGTTCTCCTCGCCAGGGAGTCCAAAGACGCAGCGCACGCCCTCCGCTTCGAGCGCTTTGACGAACAGATCCGATGCCTTCATGGGGTTTCTCCTCCGAGACGAGGGGAAATCTACGCGTGGCCCACGATTCGTACATTCGTTTGTTCCCATGAACCCGATAGGCATTGCCTATGATGGAGGAATGGAGCTCCGCCACCTGCGCTACTTCTCCGCCGTCGCGGACACGCTGCACTTCGGACGCGCCGCGCGGCGCATCCACGTCTCGCAGCCCACGCTGTCGCAGCAGATCCGCCAGCTCGAGGAGGAGCTCGGCTCGCCGCTCTTCGAGCGCGCGCGCAGTGGCGTGCGGCTGACGCAGGCGGGAGAGCTGTTCCGCACGTACGCCTCACGCGCGCTGGAGGACGTGGACGCTGGCCGGGTGGCGGTGAGCGCGCTGCGCGGGCTGGCCACGGGGACGCTGCGCGTGGGCTACCCTCCGAGCATGCGCGGTGTCGTGGTGCCCGCGCTGGCCGCGGTGCTGCGCGGACACCCTCGCCTGGCGCTGAGCGCCGAGGAGGCGGTGGTGAGGCGGGTGGAGCGGCGGCTCACGGACGGCAAGCTGGACGTGGGACTGGGGTACTCGCCCGCGCGCTCACCGGACCTCGACGCGGAGCCCGTCTTCGATAGCAGGCTGGGACTCGTCGTGGCGAGGGGGCACCCGTTGGCTGGAGCGGAGTCCGTGGGGGCGAAGCAGCTCGCGGGCGAGTCGTTCGCGTTGCTCTCGCGAGGGCTGCGCGTGCGCGCGCGAGTGGACGCCTACTTCGATGCCATGCGGCTCGCGCCGCACATCGCGCTCGAGTCGAACGCGGTGGCCACGGTGCTCGCGATGGTGCGCGCGGGTCTCGCCATCACCGTGCTGCCCGAGCCGCGACTCCCCGACGCCGAGCGCCTGGTGGTGAAGCGGCTGTCCCCGGCACCGCGAACCGAGCTCGCGGCGCTCCTCTGGCGCAAGGGCGCGCCGCGCACCCCCGCGGCGGAGCTGTTCGCGGCGGAGGTGCGCGCGCGGTCGAAGGAGGACGCCGGGTGAGGGAGCGGGTCCTCCGCTCCGGGTCAGCTCTTCGCGAAAGGGCCCTTGCCCCTGCGGTATGCGACGACGGCCTGCTCGGGAGTCATCGCCGTGCCCTCGGCCCAGACGGCGGCGAACAGGGTGTCTCCCAGCTCGCCGCGCGCGTGAACGACGGCCTCGTCGAACTCCGTCTGATCGATCCGGTCGAGCGCGCTCCCACTCCTCTCGAGCAGGGCCTGCGCCGCGGCGAGCAGGCCCGCGGCACGGTCTGGCTGCTGCTGCATCCCCGCCAGCCGGGCCAGGCCCACGAGCGACGCGGCGATGCGGCACTTGTCGCCCTGCTCGCGGCACACGGACAGGCTCTCCTCGAACAGCGATTCCGCCAGCGCCAGCTCGCCCCGGCGCAGCGCGACCAGCCCGCGCACGTGCAGCGCGGTCGCGATCCCCGTCTTCGCCCCCAGCGCCCTGTAGTGCGCCAGGGCCTCGTCGCAGGGAGCCGTGGCGCGCGGATAGTCCCCCTCGCCCAACCCCACCCGCCCCAGCTCCGTCAGGCAATGGGCGATCTCGTGCGGATCCCCCGTCTCGCGCAGCAGGCCCAGGCACTCCTCCAGCCGGGTGCGCGCAGTGGCGAAGTCTCCCTCGGCCAGCGCCATGCGTCCCAGGTCGGAGAGGCCGGCCGCGAAATACATCCGGTCTCCCAGGCCCCGGAAGATGGCCACGTTCTCCTCGAAGTACGCGCGGGCCGCGGCGTAGTCGCGCCGGGCCAGCGCATCCCAGCCCAGCTTTCGAAGCACGTAGGCCGCGCCCCGGGCATCGCCCAGTTGCCTCCGCAGCGACAGGCTCTCCTCATCGTACCCGCGGGCCTTCACGGGGTCCCCCAGGCCGCGCGTCGCGTTTCCCAGCACGCTGAGCGACATGGCGATGCCGTGCAGGTCTCCCAGCGGGCGCAGGAGCTCCAGGGCCTCCAGGCAATGCGTCCGCGCCACCGCGAAATCGCCCTGCTCGGTCCCCAGGGACGCCGCCACCAGGAGCGCCTTGGCCCGCAGACCTTCCGGTGCTCCGCGGCCTTTCTGCAATGCCGCCTCGGCCCAGCGGCGCCCCTCCGCCAGGTGTCCCCGGTTGCCCCAGAACCACATCATGGCCACGCAGAGCCGGAGCGCCACCTCGGCCTCCGCGTTCTCCAGCGCCCAGCTCAGCGCCGCGCGCACGTTGTCGTGCTCCCGGCCCAGCCGGTCGAACCAGACGAGCTGTTCCGGCCCCCGGAGCCGCCCGTCCGCCTCCTCCGCCAATGCCAGGAAGTACGCGGCGTGCCGCTGGCGCAATCCGGCCGGGTTGCCCTCGGCCGAGGCCCGCTCCCAGGCATACTCGCGGATCGTCTCCAGGATGAGGAAACGTGGCTCCCCATCCGGCTCCACGTCCTGGCGCAGCAGGCTCTTGTCCGCCAATGACGCGAGGCCGTCGAGGATGTCGAACCCCTCCGTCCCCTCGCACACCGCCTCCACCGCCTGGAACGTGCAGCCTCCGACGAACACCCCCAGCTGGCGGAAGAGCGCCCGCTCCTCGACGGAGAGCAGGTCGTAGCTCCAGGCGATGGCCCCCCGCAGCGTCCGCTGCCGCGCGGGCAGATCCCCCAGGTTGGACGCCGAGAGCGCCAGCCGGCTCGGGAGGCGGCGCAGCAACATCGGAGGGGGGAACTGGCGGACACGCGCGGCCGCCAGCTCGATGGCCAGCGGCAGGCCGTCCAGCCGCGAGCAGATCTCCGCCACCGCGGCCGCGTTCTCCTCGGACAGCCTGAAGTCACTCCGCACCGCCGTCGCCCGCTCGACGAAGAGCCGGACCGAATCGAACTCCATCAGCCGCTCCGCCGGGGGGAGGGCCTTGAGATCCGGAAGCGCCATCGGCGGGACCGGGTAGTCGTGCTCGCCCGAGACCCACAGCAGGGCCCGGCTGGTGACGAGCACCTTGAGCTCCGCGCCCGCCCTCAACAGGTCCACCACGACCGGCGCGGCGGTGGTGACCTGCTCGAAGTTGTCCAGCAGCAGCAACATCTGCCGGCCGCGGACGCGCTCCTTCAGGCACTCCAGCTCCGTCCGTTCTCCGTCCGCCTTGACGCCGAGGACCTGGGCGATCGCCGACGGAACCAGCGCCGGGTCCGAGACCGACGCCAGCTCCACGAACCAGACCCCATCGCGGAACTCGTCCAGCATGTGGTGCCCGGCCTGAAGGGAGAGCCGCGTCTTGCCGGTCCCCCCCGGCCCCGTCAGCGTGAGCAGGCGCACCTTCGGATCTCTCAGCCGCCGCTGGAGCTCGGCCAGTTCCCGCCACCGGCCGACGAACGCGCTCGGCGGGGACGGGAGGTTGTGCGGCCGGGGCTCGAGCGAACGCAGCGGTGGGAACTCCGCCGGCAGCGCGGGGTGCACCAACTGGTAGATGTGCTCGGGCTCTGGAAGATCCTTGAGGCGGTGCTCGCCCAGGTCCCGAAGCGACGCGCCCCCGGGCAACGCACCGGGCTCGGACACCGCCGTGGCGACGACCCCGGAGAGCACGATCTGCCCGCCGTGCGCCGTCGACATCAGGCGGGCGCACCGGTAGAGGGGAGCGCCGAAGTAGTGGCTCCCCTGGGGCTCGACCTCTCCCAGGTGCAGGCCCATCCGCACCTTGAGGGTGCCCAGCTCGCCCCAGGGCTCCGCATGGAGCGCGCGCTGGCCTTCCAGCGCCGCCGCCAGGGCCTCCGCCGGCCGGGGGAAGGAGGCATAGACGGCATCCCCCACCGTCTCGAACACGACGCCGCCCTGGGTCTCGACCGCCTGCCGGAGCAGCTCATGGTGGCGGCGGACCGCGGACCGGTACGCGTCCGGGTGTGCCTGCAGCAGCCGGGTCGAGCCCTCGATGTCGGTGAAGAGGAAGACGACGGTGACGGTGGCCCGGGCGCTGGAGGAATTCATCGGCGTGGCTGCTTCCCGTCCGGTGCGCCCGGCTCGACGAGTGTCTCGGCCATCCGAGCCTACCTGTTCACCGGCCCCCCTGGGGAGCCCTGAGTGCACGCAGCCGCTCGACCATGGCTTCGTCCACCTCGGGAGGGCGGGCCGGAGGAATGTACAGGGTCATGGACGGGGGGATGTCCGCCTCCGCGAGCCGCTTCAGGGGAAGACGGCGGATGGTGGGCTCACACCCCGGGAGCGTCGAGGCCTGGTAGAGGCACACCTCGTGGTCCTCGGAGTAGAACGGGAGCAGGCGCTCCACCAGCAGCGGCAGCGCCGAGAGGTCATACCGCTCCTGCTTGTAGGTCCAGTCACCGATGGCGCCGATCTGCCAGAGGATGACGGCACTCGACACATCGAGGGGGCGCCGGTACAGCAGGAAGTCGGTGGCCTCATAGGACTGACAGCCGGTCTTCGGGTCGACACCGAGGTCGGCGAACAGGCAGTCCTCGGCCGAGATGCCCGGGAGCATCTGGGCGCGATAACCCTCGCGGCGCGCGCGCCGGATCGCCTCGTGTGAGGGATAGGCGAACACGCCCGGGTGACCATACAGTGCCAGACACGTGAGCTGGCCGGCGCGCACGCACGTCAGCACGCGCTCGACCATCTCCTCATAGGTGTCCGTGCGGAGCTTGCCGTCGGCATAGAGGCCCACCAGCGACTCCGCACCGCGCGGGTTCAGGTCCTGGATCACCGCCACCGAGACCGGATTGGACACGATGTACAGCACCTTGTCCGCCCGGCGCATCCAGGCGATGGCCTCGGTGGTGAGCTGGCCGACCGGACTGATGCCGGTGCCGACGACGATCAAGGAACCTTCGCCCATGACGTGAACCGGCTATCGCCGCGGCTTCGATTCCGGCTTGGGCTTGGGGGCGGGCTTGGGCGCCGGCTCGGTCCCGGGTGTCGGCTCCTCCGAGGGCTCGGAGTCGGGCACGAGCGTGGTATCGGGCTCGGGCTCGGGTGCCGAGGCCTGCATCATCCCGTCCACGCGCAGCGCATCGACGCCGAGCCGCGAGAAGATGGCCTGGGTATTGCCGCTACCGAGCGCCTGCCGGTCCTCGGCGGACAGACCCGCGGAGGCCATCGCCTCGGCGGGATCCGCGAGGAATGCGCCCAGCCGAGTGGGGTCCGTCGCCAGGCCCGCCAGGAACTGCGTCAGTGCACCACGACCCTGAACTTCGACCGCCATGAGCATCCCCTCCTTGTACAATACCCATTGGGTGAACCCGCGGAAGCAGTAGCCCTACCTGCCGGCGCGCATTCTACAACCGCCGGAGGAGGATACAGCACAAGAGGAACGCTGGAAGTCGCCCCTCCCTCTTCCTACCTTCCTGGGTTCGTCCGCGTACTGGTTCACCGCCATCCCCGACGAGACGCCCGGTCCGGACCTGACGCCACTTGGAGGAGTAGAGTCGCGCCCATGGCGCCTCCTCGCATCCCGCTGCCGCACCTCCTTCAACTCCACCAATGGGTCGCCCACCCCCTGCGGTTCATGGAGGAGTCGGCACGCCGTTACGGCGATAGCTTCGTGATGCAGTTTCCCAACACCCCTCCGTTCCTCTTCACCCGAGACCTGGAGATGATCCGCCAGGTCTTCACCGGCAAGCCGGAGGATCTCCACGTGGGACCGGTGAACCGGGTACTGGAGGCGGTGGTGGGAAAGCACTCCCTGCTGCTGCTCGATGGCCAGGAGCACATCCAAGAGCGGAGGATGATGACACCTCCCTTCCACGGTGAACGGATGCTGGCCTACGGACTGTCCATGCGCGAGTCCGCCAGCCGTTCCATCGACCGGTGGCCGCGGAGCGGGGCCTTCACCCTCCACGAGGTGTTCCAGGACATCACCCTGGACATCATCCTCAAGACGGTCTTCGGCCTCTCCGAGGGAGCGACACTCGAGCGCTTCCGCGAGCTGTTCGTGCGGATGCTGAACATGGGCTCGGCGAACGCCGTGCTGTACTTGAGCGCCCTGCTCCCGGCGGAGCGGCTGCACCGGGTGCTCGCGGTGGGGAGGGACCCCATCCAGCTCGGGCCGGTGAAGGCCGATGTGAGCTGGGCGCTGCCGTGGACCCAGCTCAGCCGTCTCATGCGAGAGGTGGACACGTACCTCTTCACGGAGATGGAGCGGCGCCACGCCGAGGGCGTCGAGAAGCGCGAGGACGTCCTGTCGATGCTCATGCAGGCGCGTGACGAGCACGGCCAGCCCATGTCCGACCAGCAGTTGCGTGACGAGGCCATCACCCTCCTGGCGGCCGGGCACGAGACCACCGCGACCACGCTCTCGTGGGCCTTCCACTTCGTCCTCCAGCACCCCGAGGTGGAGGAGAAGCTCCGGGCGGAGCTCCACCAGGTGGCGGGAACGGGGCCACTGGCTCCCGAGCAGGTGAACCGGCTGGAGTACCTGGACGCGACCTTGAAGGAGACGTTGCGTCTGGTGCCCGTCGCGCCCGCCGTGGGCCGGGTGCTGCAGCGGCCGATGAAGGTGGGCGAGTGGGAGCTGCCCGCCGGCATGGCCGTGATGGCGTGCTCCTATCTCACGCATCGCCGCCCGGACCTGTGGCCAGAACCCGAGCGCTTCAACCCGGAGCGCTTCATGGGCAAGCGGCCCGGGCCCCACGAATACTTCCCCTTTGGAGGCGGGGCCCGGCGCTGCCTCGGCATGGCCTTCGCCAATTACGAGATGCGGATCGTCTTCGCCGAGGTCCTCCGCCGGGTGAAGCTCCGGCCCGCCACGCCCTACGCGTTCCGGGTGGCGCGGCGCGGTGTCACCCTGACGCCCGAGGGAGGGGTGCCCGTCGTCGTCGAGTCGCGGAGCTGAGCACGCCCTCGTTGGAGAACATCGACGAGGTGTTCACGCGCATGCACGCCGGTGGGCACGAAGGCCGCGTGGTGCTGGACCTGGCCGGGCCGAGTCGGCGAGGTTCACCCCCCCAATCACCTCGGATGGGGTACCCGTGCAGCCAATCATCTCCGTCAAGAACCTCAGCAAGACGTACGCCTCGGGTTTCCAGGCGCTCAAGTCCATCGACCTGGAGATCCGGCGCGGGGAGATCTTCGCGCTGCTGGGCCCCAACGGGGCTGGAAAGACCACGCTGATCAGCGTCATCTGCGGGATCGTCAGTCCCAGCGGAGGCACGGTGCTCGCCGATGGGCACGACATCGCATCGGACTTCCGCGCGGCCCGGGAGAAGATCGGCCTGGTGCCACAGGAGCTGTCCACCGACGCCTTCGAGAGCGTCTGGGCCACGGTGAACTTCAGCCGGGGCCTGTTCGGCAAGCCGCGCAACCCGGCCTACATCGAGAAGGTGCTGCGCGACCTGTCTCTGTGGGACAAGAAGGACGCCCGCATCATGACGCTGTCCGGCGGAATGAAACGCCGGGTGCTGATCGCCAAGGCGCTGTCGCACGAGCCACAAATCCTCTTCCTCGATGAACCCACCGCGGGCGTCGACGTCGAGCTGCGCCACGACATGTGGCAGATGGTGCGTGGCCTGCGTGAGAGCGGGGTGACCATCATCCTGACCACGCACTACATCGAGGAGGCCGAGAAGATGGCCGACCGGATCGGGGTGATCAACAAGGGTGAGCTCATCCTGGTCGAGGACAAGGCGGTGCTGATGCACAAGCTGGGCAAGAAGCAGCTGACGCTGACCTTGCGCAACCGGCTGGAGCGCATCCCCGAGGCGCTGACCGGGCTCGCGCTCGAGCTGTCCGGCGATGGCAACACGCTGGTCTACACCTTCGATACCCAGGCGGAGGAGACCGGCATCGCGACGCTGCTGCGGCGGTTGGGGGAGCACGGCATCGACTTCAAGAACCTGCAGTCCAGCGAGAGCTCGCTGGAGGACATCTTCGTCAGCCTGGTGAGGGCACGGTCATGAACCTGTATGCGATTCGAGCCATCTACCGGTTCGAGATGGCGCGCACCTTCCGCACGCTGATGCAGAGCATCGCCTCTCCGGTGCTGTCCACGTCGCTGTACTTCGTGGTGTTCGGCTCGGCGATCGGCTCGCGCATGGGGGAGATCAACGGCGTCAGCTACGGGGCCTTCATCATCCCCGGCCTGCTCATGCTGTCGCTGCTGAACGAGAGCATCTCCAACGCCTCGTTCGGCATCTACATGCCGAGGTGGTCGGGCACCATCTACGAGGTGCTGTCCGCACCGGTGTCCTACGTCGAGGTGGTGATTGGCTACGTCGGCGCCGCGGCCACCAAGTCGGTGATGCTGGGGGTGCTGATCCTGGCGACGGCCCGGGTGTTCGTGCCCTACGAGATCGCGCATCCCCTGTGGATGGCCTGCTTCCTGGTGCTGACCGCGGTGACCTTCAGCCTGTTCGGCTTCATCATCGGCGTCTGGGCGGACGGCTTCGAGAAGCTGCAGGTCATCCCGTTGCTCGTCATCACCCCGTTGACCTTCCTCGGGGGCGCCTTCTATTCCATCAACATGCTGCCGCCGGTCTGGCAGAAGATCACCCTGTTCAACCCGGTGGTGTATCTGGTCAGCGGCTTCCGCTGGAGCTTCTACGGCGCCTCCGACGTCAACGTCACCATCAGCGTCGGCATGACCCTGGTCTTCCTCACCCTCTGCCTGGTCGCCGTGAGGTGGATCTTCAAGACGGGGTACAAGCTGAAGGCCTGATGCTCCAGCGGACCGCTACAAGAATCGCCACAGGTGGTCCGTGGTGCCGTTGTCGGAGAACTGTTTGCTCCGGGCGCTGTCTCGTGCGGAGCCCTGCACGCTCGGCATGGGAGCGTCCGGATGAGACCGCGTGGCGGGGGATGGAGTCGTGACGCCATCGGGACGGCTATGCTCCGCGGCATGGCGAACATCGCGATCGTAGGCGCGGGCCAGGCGGGGCTCTTCCTGGGCTTCGGTCTGCTCGAGGACGGACACGACGTCACACTGTTTTCCGAGCACACCCCCGAGGCGATCCTGAATGGCCGGATTCCCTCCGGGATGGGGCTCTTCGAGGACGCGGTGAAGAAGGAAGCCGCGCTGGGACTCACGTTCTGGGAAGACGTGATGACGCGGGGAGAAGGCGCCATCCTCGAGCTGATCAACCCCGATGGAGGCGTCGGGCTGCGCATCAGCCCTCCCGTCCCGCGGCCCCATCGAAGCGTCGACCAGCGGCTGAAGAACTCACGGTGGATGCGGGAGCTGGAGCGCCGTGGCGCGTCCGTTCGCATCGTCCCCCTGGCCAATCCGGACGAGCTCGATGCGCACGTCTCGGGCTTCGACCTCGTCGTGGTCGCCACGGGCAAGGGTTCGCTCTCCAGCATGTTCTCGAGAGATCCCCAGCGGAGCCCCTTCGACGAGCCGCAGCGCCACATCACCGGCTTCCACGTGAAGAACTTCCGCCCCGAGCTCCGCAGCGGAACCATCCGGGTCCTGCCGGGACTGGGCGAGGTGGTCATCACCCCGTTCTATGGCCGGGAGAACATCCAGGGACGCTTCCTCCTCCTCGAGGGCATCCCCGGTGGACCGCTCGATCTTCTCTCGCACGAGCTGCCAGGCCGCGAGCTGTTGGAGAAGTGCAAGCAGACCCTCCTCGAGTTGCTCCCCGGACAGCTGGATGACCTGCGGGAGGCGGAGCTTCCCACCGAGCAGTGCTGGCTTCGCGGCACCATCACCCCCACCGTCCGCCGTCCGGTGGGCCGACTGGCCTCGGGCAGGGTCGTGATCGGCCTGGGCGACGCCCTCATGCTTCATGACCCGCTGGCCGCGCAGGGAGGAAACAACGCGACCCACATGGCGGACTTCTACCGGACCCGCATCCGGGAACACGCCGGGCGTCCCTTCACGGCGGAGTGGATGCAACGGACCTTCGATGACTTCTGGCTCGACTATGGCCAGTACGCGATGGGCGTGACGGCCGGCCTGCTCATGCCTCCTGCTCCTCACCAGCAGGCGGTCCTCGCCTCGGCGCACCATGTGCCCGCCGTGGCGACGGCGTTGATCAACGGCCTGTACGACCCCAGGGCCCTCTTCCCCTGGTTCGTCGATCCCGCCGTCACCCGCGAGTTCCTGCTCTCCCAGGGCGTCCCACCACCGTTGCTGGAGCAGCTCTGGAGGCCTTCGTAAGGCGCACCAGGGCGGATACGGCCCCGGTCCTTCGAGACGGCATGGTCGCGAGCCCTCCGTATGCCCATCCTAGTGGGCGGACGCGGGCTCAC
This is a stretch of genomic DNA from Archangium violaceum. It encodes these proteins:
- a CDS encoding aldehyde dehydrogenase family protein, which translates into the protein MLERYPYYLANRPRQPNADLAVTDKYSGEVVSRVALADAGAVEEAIAAAVRAAGPMRRLAPYARQEVLEHCVRRFRERAEELALALCIEAGKPLRDARGEVARLIDTFKAAAEEAVRGEGEVLNLEVSRRAAGYRGFTQRVPVGPCSFITPFNFPLNLVAHKVAPAIAAGCPFVLKPSDRTPVSAMLMAEVLAETELPEGAFSVLPTRLEDVGPFIEDDRLKLLSFTGSEKVGWELKARAGRKKVVLELGGNAACVVDGDQGERLDFIADRLAHGAFFQAGQSCISVQRVLVHEDLYGALSERLVARARALRAGNPRDESTTLGPMIDEPAARRLEGWIQSAVGRGARVLAGGGRRGALLEATVLEGVPADEPLSAEEAFGPVVLLQPFRTFDDALRAVNDGRYGLQAGVFTQDLSRAMRAWDELEVGGVVVGDVPSFRVDTMPYGGVKGSGLGREGVKYAIEDMTELRLLVLRQG
- a CDS encoding acetolactate synthase large subunit; this translates as MKASDLFVKALEAEGVRCVFGLPGEENLDLLESLRASGVRFVLTRHEQAAGFMAATWGRLTGRAGVCLATLGPGATNLVTAAAYAQLGAMPMVMLTGQKPIKAGKQGHFQIVDVVGMMRPLTKSTRTLVSSEHVPSAVREAFRRAEEERPGATHLELPEDVARESSDAVPLVPSAYRRPVADESSIALAVEAIASARRPLLMIGAGANRKLTSEMLRVFVDRVGMPFFSTQMGKGVVDETHPLWMGTAALSDGDFVHRAIDASDCIVNVGHDVIEKPPFVMRDKHRTVVHLNFSSAEVDPVYFPQVEVTGDIANAVWRIAEGVGSRSHWDFAPFERARAGLDAQLARGTDDERFPIYPARLVAEVRRAMPDDGIVCLDNGMYKLWFARYYRCRRPNTLLLDNALATMGAGLPSAIAARLVHPRRKVLAVCGDGGFMMNSQELETAVRLKLDLTVVVVRDDGYGMIRWKQGTMGLPDFGMELGNPDFVRYAEAYGARGHRPASASEFGSTLSRCLESGGVHVIDLPIDYSDNTRALGAGVEDGAAH
- a CDS encoding LysR substrate-binding domain-containing protein, which produces MELRHLRYFSAVADTLHFGRAARRIHVSQPTLSQQIRQLEEELGSPLFERARSGVRLTQAGELFRTYASRALEDVDAGRVAVSALRGLATGTLRVGYPPSMRGVVVPALAAVLRGHPRLALSAEEAVVRRVERRLTDGKLDVGLGYSPARSPDLDAEPVFDSRLGLVVARGHPLAGAESVGAKQLAGESFALLSRGLRVRARVDAYFDAMRLAPHIALESNAVATVLAMVRAGLAITVLPEPRLPDAERLVVKRLSPAPRTELAALLWRKGAPRTPAAELFAAEVRARSKEDAG
- a CDS encoding ATP-binding protein, which produces MNSSSARATVTVVFLFTDIEGSTRLLQAHPDAYRSAVRRHHELLRQAVETQGGVVFETVGDAVYASFPRPAEALAAALEGQRALHAEPWGELGTLKVRMGLHLGEVEPQGSHYFGAPLYRCARLMSTAHGGQIVLSGVVATAVSEPGALPGGASLRDLGEHRLKDLPEPEHIYQLVHPALPAEFPPLRSLEPRPHNLPSPPSAFVGRWRELAELQRRLRDPKVRLLTLTGPGGTGKTRLSLQAGHHMLDEFRDGVWFVELASVSDPALVPSAIAQVLGVKADGERTELECLKERVRGRQMLLLLDNFEQVTTAAPVVVDLLRAGAELKVLVTSRALLWVSGEHDYPVPPMALPDLKALPPAERLMEFDSVRLFVERATAVRSDFRLSEENAAAVAEICSRLDGLPLAIELAAARVRQFPPPMLLRRLPSRLALSASNLGDLPARQRTLRGAIAWSYDLLSVEERALFRQLGVFVGGCTFQAVEAVCEGTEGFDILDGLASLADKSLLRQDVEPDGEPRFLILETIREYAWERASAEGNPAGLRQRHAAYFLALAEEADGRLRGPEQLVWFDRLGREHDNVRAALSWALENAEAEVALRLCVAMMWFWGNRGHLAEGRRWAEAALQKGRGAPEGLRAKALLVAASLGTEQGDFAVARTHCLEALELLRPLGDLHGIAMSLSVLGNATRGLGDPVKARGYDEESLSLRRQLGDARGAAYVLRKLGWDALARRDYAAARAYFEENVAIFRGLGDRMYFAAGLSDLGRMALAEGDFATARTRLEECLGLLRETGDPHEIAHCLTELGRVGLGEGDYPRATAPCDEALAHYRALGAKTGIATALHVRGLVALRRGELALAESLFEESLSVCREQGDKCRIAASLVGLARLAGMQQQPDRAAGLLAAAQALLERSGSALDRIDQTEFDEAVVHARGELGDTLFAAVWAEGTAMTPEQAVVAYRRGKGPFAKS
- a CDS encoding SAM-dependent methyltransferase, whose translation is MGEGSLIVVGTGISPVGQLTTEAIAWMRRADKVLYIVSNPVSVAVIQDLNPRGAESLVGLYADGKLRTDTYEEMVERVLTCVRAGQLTCLALYGHPGVFAYPSHEAIRRARREGYRAQMLPGISAEDCLFADLGVDPKTGCQSYEATDFLLYRRPLDVSSAVILWQIGAIGDWTYKQERYDLSALPLLVERLLPFYSEDHEVCLYQASTLPGCEPTIRRLPLKRLAEADIPPSMTLYIPPARPPEVDEAMVERLRALRAPQGGR
- a CDS encoding cytochrome P450; this translates as MAPPRIPLPHLLQLHQWVAHPLRFMEESARRYGDSFVMQFPNTPPFLFTRDLEMIRQVFTGKPEDLHVGPVNRVLEAVVGKHSLLLLDGQEHIQERRMMTPPFHGERMLAYGLSMRESASRSIDRWPRSGAFTLHEVFQDITLDIILKTVFGLSEGATLERFRELFVRMLNMGSANAVLYLSALLPAERLHRVLAVGRDPIQLGPVKADVSWALPWTQLSRLMREVDTYLFTEMERRHAEGVEKREDVLSMLMQARDEHGQPMSDQQLRDEAITLLAAGHETTATTLSWAFHFVLQHPEVEEKLRAELHQVAGTGPLAPEQVNRLEYLDATLKETLRLVPVAPAVGRVLQRPMKVGEWELPAGMAVMACSYLTHRRPDLWPEPERFNPERFMGKRPGPHEYFPFGGGARRCLGMAFANYEMRIVFAEVLRRVKLRPATPYAFRVARRGVTLTPEGGVPVVVESRS